A single genomic interval of Streptosporangiales bacterium harbors:
- a CDS encoding IS630 family transposase, with product LEKDVREWIKMWNEDPKPFVWKKTAEEILDSLARYITRISGGRH from the coding sequence CACTGGAGAAAGACGTCCGCGAATGGATCAAGATGTGGAACGAGGACCCGAAACCGTTCGTGTGGAAGAAGACCGCGGAGGAAATCCTCGACTCCCTCGCACGATATATCACACGAATTTCCGGCGGGCGACACTAG